The DNA window CGACGCCCTCCATTATTGTCAATATTACCACGGAGGGCGCTATCCTATCTCAACTAAAAGAGCCGGACAAGGTAAACTACTCGGCCGTTGCGACCCAATTTTCTCCGCTTCCGCAATCCGCGTCCCTGTCGCTTTCAGACTGTGGCTGTCACTACGGGTTCAGCCTGCTTTGTCGATATTGTTGCCCTATTTTGCGCACTCCTGGACTGCGCTCTCAGTTATTCAATTAGTCGATGGTCACCGGAGTGCCTCGTTTCTGAACCAATCGACGAACCGTTCGAGGCCGGCTTTAATACTCGTCTGGGGGTTGTAGCCGAGCAGGCGCCGAGCCCTGTCTATGTTCGCGTATGTAACCGGCACATCGCCGGGTTGCTCCGGTTGGCGATCAATGATCGCACGCTTGTCTAGCGCGTGCTCAAGCAGCTCAACCAGCCGGCGCAGCTCGACCGTCTCGGATTCGCCCAGGTTGAATACTTCGAACTGGCTGCGATCGTAGTTCATCGCCGCAACCACTCCCGAGATAATGTCGTTGATGTAGGTGTAGTCGCGTCGAGTCGTCCCGTCACCAAAGATCGGAATGGGCAGGCGCTGCGATATCAGCCGAGCGAACTTGTGAATCGCAAGGTCCGGTCTCTGCCGAGCGCCGTACACCGTGAACAGCCGGAGGCACACGACCCGCAACCCGTACAGATGGCTGTAGACCCGGCAAGCCGCCTCACCCGCGATCTTCGTCGCCGCGTACGGGGAGATCGGACTAGCAAGCGGGTCGTCTTCCGAGAACGGGACTTTGGAATTGACGCCGTAGACCGAGCTCGACGAGCCGAAGATAAATCTGGAAACTCCGTTGCGACGGGCGGCTTCAAGCAATGTAAATGTCCCTCGCACGTTGGTCTCTTCGTAAGCGAGCGGGTCTTCCAGCGACGGGCGCACGCCGGCGCGCGCGGCCAGATGAACCACGCAATCGAATCTCGCTCGAGAGAATAGTTCGTCCATCGCTCGCCGGTCGGATATATCGGCTTCGACTAACTCGTAGTCGTCGCGGCCAAGATGAGCAGCGATGTTCGCGCGTTTGATGGCCGGGTCATAGAAGTCGTTGAAGTTATCGACAACCGTAACGCCAGCACCGCCGTCACGCAGCAGCCGATCGACGAGATGGCTTCCGATGAACCCGGCTCCGCCTGTCACTAGAATGTTGGGCATAAGAAGTCAATTGGCAGAGGTAGTAGCACAGACTTTAGCCTGCGTGCATATGCTGATTTGCAAATGACCACACAGACTAAAGCCTATGGTACATCAATAAACGCCCGGTGCCAGAGCTCGAGCGTCAGCAGTTGAAACACCTTCAAGCCATTGTCCTCGCGTCCAGACAGGTTATCGTCTATCAACTTTCGGACGAACCCATATTCGAAATAACCTCGGCTGCGAATGTTCGATTCCGACAGCAGATCTTCAACCATGTCGCGAAGGTCGCGCACCAGCCACGCGCGAACCGGCGCGCTGAAGCCAGCTTTCTTGCGATGGATGATCTCCCGCGGAAGCCACGCCTCGGCTGCTCGTTTCAAAATGTGTTTGCCGGTCAGCCCTTTCAGCTTCAAGCCGGCGGGTATTCTCGCCGCCAGCTCGACCAATTCGTGATCCAGAAACGGCACTCGCACTTCCATCGAAGTCGCCATGCTCGTCTTGTCTGTATAAGTCAGGTTCAAGCACGGCAGGAAAGTCTTCATGTCCACGTAGAGCATCTGGTTCACGAAGTCTTCATCAGCTACGCGATCGAAGTAGCTCTGATGTTCCGCATAGGCATCGAATTCGTGCGAGGCCCGGGCAAGCTCGCCTGAATACATTTCGCGTTTCTCAGCTTCGGTGAAATAAGTTCCGAATCCCAGATAACGTTCTCGTGCCGGGAGCGCAGCCGAGCGCGCAAGCTTCTTCGTGTTGCGAAACAGAGCCGTCAATCGCCCGGGCCGCGCGCCAGGCAAAGCATCCACAACCGGCCTCGACAGAAACGATGGAATCAAGTTGTACGCTTGGGCGATCTTCACAGCCGCGTGGCGAGGATACCCGGCGAACACTTCATCGCCGCCCATACCGGAGAGCAGCACGGTCAATCGCTCGCGCGCGGAACGACAGATCAAATAACTGGTGATGATCGCAGGGTCGGCTACCGGCTCGTCCATGTGGTACACGAGCTTTGGCAGCAGCTCCATCACATCAGGCTCGAGGTAGGCTTCGTGATAGTCGGTCGCAAACCGCTCGCCGACAACCCGCGCGTACTTCATGTCATCTTCGAGAATGTCGTAGCGAAGGTCTTCGCGGTGAAAACCGAAGGTGTAGGTCGTAGGCTTGAGAGCCGACACGCCCGACATCAGAGCGACAATAGCCGAGGAATCAATACCGCCTGACAGAAAAGCTCCCAGGGGAACATCGGCCAACATCTGCGCGCGCACGCTGCGAGCTACCTGTTCGCGAACACGCTCGATCCATTCTGCTTCCGAGATGGAATCATCTTCTTCAAACTTCAGGTCCCAGTACTCCGATACTTCAGCCTTGCCTCCGCGGTACACAAGGTAATGCCCCGGCGGGAGCTTCGAGACGCCGCGGAACGCGGTCTTCGGATCAGGAGTCCAAAGAAACGTCATGAACTGATCGAGGGCGGCGAGATCAACCGAGCGCTCGGCGCCCGGTATCGCAAGCAGAGCCTTGATCTCGGACGCAAAAGCGAATCCCGCAGGCGTGTCGGCATAGTAGAGCGGCTTGATGCCCAATCGATCGCGGGCCAAAAACAAGGTTTCATCTTGCGAGTCCCAAATTGCAAACGCGAACATGCCGTTGAATCGAACAAGGCAGTCGCGCCCCCACTCCAGGTAAGCATAGATGATGACTTCGGCGTCGGTGTTGGATTTGAAACGATGACCGAGGTTCTCCAGCTCGCGGCGGATTTCTTTGAAGTTATAAATCTCCCCGTTGTAGGTGAGCCATATCCGGCCGCTGGCATCTGACATCGGTTCGTGACCGGCCGGCGACAGATCTATGATCGACAGACGCCGGTGACCGAGTCCTACGCGATGCTCGGTTGACGTCTCCGCGATGTAGACACCTTCATCGTCGGGCCCGCGGTGCGCGATGCGCGCAAGCATGTTTTTGATCAGATGCTCATCGGCTTCGCCGACGACTCCGCAGATGCCACACATAGTGTTTGTTGTTATCGATCTCGAATCTAAGTTCTGAGTTTTTCTGAAATCTGAGATTATCTGAGATCTGAGATTTGAAATCTGAAATTATCTGAGATCTGAAATCTGAATCTGGAAATCTCCTTTGAGAGGCGATTATATCACGCGGCTACCGGCCGAGCAGGAGCGCGTCGCTTGCCACCGTGACGAACAGTATCAAGCTGACACACGCATTGGTCGTGAAGAAGGCGGCGTTCAAGCGCGATAGATCATCCGCTCTTACGATGCTGTGTTGATAGACTAGCAGCGCACCGGTTGCGGCAACCCCTGCAAGGCCGAGCCAACCGAGTCGTGCGGTCCAAAGGAACACAACGAGCGACCCGAACATCAACGCGTGTATTCCGCGCCCGATCCACAGCGCCTTTCCGAGGCCGTATCGCTCCGGTATCGAATGTAGCCCGGTGCGCCGGTCAAACTCGTAATCCTGGCACGCGTAGAGAATGTCGAACCCGGTGGTCCACAACATAACGGATAGCGACAACAACACCGGCACCAGGGTGAGCCTCCCCTGAATCGCTATCCAGGCGCCCGATGGAGCGATTGCCAGACACCAGCCGAGAATAAAGTGTGAGAAGGAAGTGAAACGCTTGGTGTACGAGTAAAGCAGTACGCTTGCCAGCGCAATCGGTGAAAGCAGCAGCGTCAATCGATTGAGTTGCGACGCTGCAAGCACGAAAAGCGCGGACGAGATGATAGTGAAGACGGCAGCGAACCTGATATCCAGCAGCCCTGCGGGCAGGGCCCGAGTAGCGGTGCGAGGATTGGCCGCATCAATCTCGCGGTCGGCAATTCGATTGAACGTCATCGCGGCCGAGCGCGCGCCAACCATCGCAAGAGTGATCCAGACAAGCTTTGAAATCCAGAAGCTCGCGGGCTGAGGCGGTAATCCCCGCCCGGCGAGCGTCGCGCCCAGAAGCGCAAACGGCAACGCGAAAAGCGTATGCTCGATCTTGATCATCTCGAGCGTAGTCCGCAGCCGCTCAGCTATCGTTGTAGTTGCTTTCACCAGTCGTATTCTAGCTACGTGATTTTTGGGCAGCAAGGACAGGGTTGTGCACCGGCTGGCATTGTCGGTCTACTTCTTCAAGAAGCGCTCGACTCCGCGCTTACAGTCTTCGGTCATTCTCGTGATCGCGTTCATCTGAATGCCGGCTTCAATCGCCGTCTCAAAGGTCATCCCGTCCATATGATAGAGCAGGCTCTTGGCGAGACTCACCGCCGACGCTGACTTCGCCGCCATCTGGCGGGTGTAGGCCTCGACCTCCGCTTCAAACTGATCGTCGCCGAACACGCGGTTGATCATTCCTATGTCAAGCGCGGCGCCGGCCGTTATGATTTCGCCGCGGGTTATTAGCTCGAAGGCGCGCTTCTCGGAAACCGAACGCCGCAATATTGCCATCACCATTGCCGGTATGAAGCCTATGTTGACTTCGGGGTAACCGAACTGTGCGGACTCCGCTGCGAGTATGATGTCGCACGCAGTCGCCAGCCCGCAGCCTCCGGCCAAAGCTCGCCCTCGCACCGCGGCGATGATCGGCCGAGGATGGCGGCGCATCTCGACGAACAGCTCGCCCATCACTCGGGCGCTGGACATGCTTTCCTCGACGCCGGCTTCACTGACGCGCTGAAGCGACGCCAGGTCCGCGCCGGAGCAGAAGTCTTTCCCCGCGCCGGTGACCAGCACGACTCGCACGGTTTCATCGCGAGCGGCATCTTGAAGCGCATCCTTGAACTCCGAGACAATGCCGTCATCAAGCGCGTTGCGCTTATCAGGCCGATTGAGGGTGATGCGCGCGATCGATTGGTCAACTGAGAAGAGAATCTTTTGATATTCAGACATAACCGAATCCTGGTTCACGCCCAGTGCGCGTTCATTCGATGTTCATTCAGAAAGCAAGTGTCGCCGGAATAAATTGCCAGACTATCAAAGCGCCGATCTCGCGGGCAAGGAGCTCCGCGGCTGGTCTCAGTTCGGCGCTCGCTTAACAAACTCACGCAGCTCACTCAGAGGAATGTTCAGAGCAAGCAGTCTGCGCGGTTGCCTCGCCAATGGGGCTACGCTAGAGTCAACGCGAACTCGACGTGATCGGGACCGCGGCAGCCAAAGCCGCGAGAAAGTCTCTTAATGAAATCGCTGACACGTTCTATCAAGACGCTTTTATTTGACTGGGACGGCACCCTGTTTGATTCCGCATGCGCGGGACTGCTCGCTTTTCGGAAGACCTTCGACGATTTGGGAATCGCGTTCACGAATGAGTTCTACGAATCCCGCTACTCTCCAAACTGGTACGCGATGTATGAAGCTCTGAACCTGGCGAAAGACAAATGGCAGATGGCCGATGAGCTATGGCTCCAGCATTACGGCGAGCAGCCACCCAAGTTGGTCGAGGGCGCGAGCACAACAATCCTCGAGCTTCGGCGCAGAGGCTATCGTCTCGGAATCGTTACCAGCGGCACCGAGCGAAGAGTTACGCGCGAGATCGAACAACTCGGTTTGAGCTCGGAGTTTGAAGCGGTGATTTGCAACGAGCACATCGTCAACAAGAAACCGCACCCCGAAGGATTAGAGAAAGCGATGCAGCTTCTGGCCTGCACGAGAGAAGTCTGCTCCTATGTGGGCGACGCCCCCGAAGATGTGCAGATGGGAAAGAACGCGCTTGTGTTTACCATCGCCGTTCGAAGCGCTTATCCGACGAGTAGGC is part of the Acidobacteriota bacterium genome and encodes:
- a CDS encoding HAD family hydrolase, encoding MKSLTRSIKTLLFDWDGTLFDSACAGLLAFRKTFDDLGIAFTNEFYESRYSPNWYAMYEALNLAKDKWQMADELWLQHYGEQPPKLVEGASTTILELRRRGYRLGIVTSGTERRVTREIEQLGLSSEFEAVICNEHIVNKKPHPEGLEKAMQLLACTREVCSYVGDAPEDVQMGKNALVFTIAVRSAYPTSRRLRHEQPDIHLDSIAELLLHF
- the asnB gene encoding asparagine synthase (glutamine-hydrolyzing), producing MCGICGVVGEADEHLIKNMLARIAHRGPDDEGVYIAETSTEHRVGLGHRRLSIIDLSPAGHEPMSDASGRIWLTYNGEIYNFKEIRRELENLGHRFKSNTDAEVIIYAYLEWGRDCLVRFNGMFAFAIWDSQDETLFLARDRLGIKPLYYADTPAGFAFASEIKALLAIPGAERSVDLAALDQFMTFLWTPDPKTAFRGVSKLPPGHYLVYRGGKAEVSEYWDLKFEEDDSISEAEWIERVREQVARSVRAQMLADVPLGAFLSGGIDSSAIVALMSGVSALKPTTYTFGFHREDLRYDILEDDMKYARVVGERFATDYHEAYLEPDVMELLPKLVYHMDEPVADPAIITSYLICRSARERLTVLLSGMGGDEVFAGYPRHAAVKIAQAYNLIPSFLSRPVVDALPGARPGRLTALFRNTKKLARSAALPARERYLGFGTYFTEAEKREMYSGELARASHEFDAYAEHQSYFDRVADEDFVNQMLYVDMKTFLPCLNLTYTDKTSMATSMEVRVPFLDHELVELAARIPAGLKLKGLTGKHILKRAAEAWLPREIIHRKKAGFSAPVRAWLVRDLRDMVEDLLSESNIRSRGYFEYGFVRKLIDDNLSGREDNGLKVFQLLTLELWHRAFIDVP
- a CDS encoding UbiA-like polyprenyltransferase, coding for MKATTTIAERLRTTLEMIKIEHTLFALPFALLGATLAGRGLPPQPASFWISKLVWITLAMVGARSAAMTFNRIADREIDAANPRTATRALPAGLLDIRFAAVFTIISSALFVLAASQLNRLTLLLSPIALASVLLYSYTKRFTSFSHFILGWCLAIAPSGAWIAIQGRLTLVPVLLSLSVMLWTTGFDILYACQDYEFDRRTGLHSIPERYGLGKALWIGRGIHALMFGSLVVFLWTARLGWLGLAGVAATGALLVYQHSIVRADDLSRLNAAFFTTNACVSLILFVTVASDALLLGR
- a CDS encoding enoyl-CoA hydratase/isomerase family protein → MSEYQKILFSVDQSIARITLNRPDKRNALDDGIVSEFKDALQDAARDETVRVVLVTGAGKDFCSGADLASLQRVSEAGVEESMSSARVMGELFVEMRRHPRPIIAAVRGRALAGGCGLATACDIILAAESAQFGYPEVNIGFIPAMVMAILRRSVSEKRAFELITRGEIITAGAALDIGMINRVFGDDQFEAEVEAYTRQMAAKSASAVSLAKSLLYHMDGMTFETAIEAGIQMNAITRMTEDCKRGVERFLKK
- a CDS encoding NAD-dependent epimerase/dehydratase family protein, giving the protein MPNILVTGGAGFIGSHLVDRLLRDGGAGVTVVDNFNDFYDPAIKRANIAAHLGRDDYELVEADISDRRAMDELFSRARFDCVVHLAARAGVRPSLEDPLAYEETNVRGTFTLLEAARRNGVSRFIFGSSSSVYGVNSKVPFSEDDPLASPISPYAATKIAGEAACRVYSHLYGLRVVCLRLFTVYGARQRPDLAIHKFARLISQRLPIPIFGDGTTRRDYTYINDIISGVVAAMNYDRSQFEVFNLGESETVELRRLVELLEHALDKRAIIDRQPEQPGDVPVTYANIDRARRLLGYNPQTSIKAGLERFVDWFRNEALR